A genome region from Schaalia sp. 19OD2882 includes the following:
- a CDS encoding DUF3566 domain-containing protein, which produces MSEPSKVLARDGAPRRVELSIARIDAWTVMKVSFLLSVGLGIAMVISTMVLWMMVDGMHVFADIESFLKSIGAERFSALLEYVRLPRVMSYATIIAVVNVVLLTAMSTLGALLYNVIASLVGGIRVSLMDE; this is translated from the coding sequence ATGAGCGAGCCGAGCAAGGTGCTGGCCAGGGACGGTGCGCCGCGCCGCGTCGAGTTGTCGATCGCGCGGATCGACGCGTGGACCGTCATGAAGGTGAGCTTCCTGCTCTCCGTGGGCCTGGGCATCGCCATGGTCATCTCGACGATGGTCCTGTGGATGATGGTCGACGGCATGCACGTCTTCGCCGACATCGAGTCCTTCCTGAAGTCCATCGGCGCCGAGCGGTTCTCTGCCCTGTTGGAGTACGTGCGACTGCCGCGTGTCATGTCGTATGCGACCATCATCGCCGTGGTGAACGTGGTGTTGCTGACCGCCATGTCGACGCTGGGGGCGCTGCTGTACAACGTCATCGCTTCTCTGGTGGGTGGCATCCGGGTGTCGTTGATGGACGAGTGA
- a CDS encoding DLW-39 family protein — translation MKKWVTTLALVGTAVAVGLVVRQIVQDLSTDAELWQSVTDTPALD, via the coding sequence GTGAAGAAGTGGGTCACCACGTTGGCGCTCGTGGGCACGGCGGTGGCCGTCGGCCTCGTCGTTCGACAGATCGTCCAGGACCTCTCCACCGACGCCGAGTTGTGGCAGTCCGTCACGGACACCCCCGCCCTCGACTGA
- the dnaN gene encoding DNA polymerase III subunit beta, translating into MKFTVARDVLAEAVSWTARALPVRPASPILAGVRITAAGEELTLASFDYEVSANSRIPASVEEPGEVLVSGRLLADISKSLPNRPVTIELDGQKVNLTCGSSHFALAVMPLDEYPQLPAQPATTGAVDSHTLSQAVSQVSVAASKDDTLPLLTAVRIEVEGERMTLLATDRYRLAMRELEWQPVDSSVEEAALVKARILQDVAKSMTSGAKVELGLSHDAAPGASSLIGFTAGGRRTTSTLMDGDYPPVRRLFPESTSIQAVADRHVLLEAVKRVSLVAERKTSVRLSFSEGQVVLEAGQGDNAQASEAIEAQLFGEEIATAFNPQFLIDGLSVIDTDFVRFGFTHPNKPAVMTGQEKADGGEVTHFRYLLMPIRFGM; encoded by the coding sequence ATGAAGTTCACCGTCGCCCGCGACGTCCTCGCCGAAGCCGTGTCCTGGACCGCCCGCGCCCTGCCCGTGCGCCCCGCTTCCCCGATCCTGGCCGGTGTGCGCATCACCGCCGCCGGTGAGGAACTCACCTTGGCCTCCTTCGACTACGAGGTCTCCGCCAACTCCCGCATCCCCGCCTCGGTGGAGGAACCCGGTGAAGTCCTGGTCTCCGGGCGCCTGTTGGCAGACATCTCCAAGTCCTTGCCCAACCGGCCCGTCACCATCGAACTCGATGGTCAGAAGGTGAACCTGACCTGCGGCTCCTCCCACTTCGCGCTGGCGGTCATGCCCTTGGACGAGTACCCGCAGCTACCCGCCCAGCCGGCCACCACCGGCGCCGTGGACTCCCACACCCTGTCCCAGGCCGTCAGCCAAGTGAGTGTGGCCGCCTCCAAGGACGACACGCTTCCGCTGCTGACCGCCGTGCGCATCGAGGTCGAGGGTGAGCGCATGACGCTGCTGGCAACCGACCGCTACCGCCTGGCGATGCGTGAACTCGAATGGCAGCCCGTTGACTCCTCCGTCGAAGAGGCCGCCTTGGTCAAGGCGCGGATCCTGCAGGATGTCGCCAAGTCGATGACCAGTGGCGCGAAGGTGGAGTTGGGCCTGTCGCATGATGCCGCGCCGGGAGCCTCCTCGCTCATCGGATTCACCGCCGGCGGACGCCGCACGACTTCGACCCTCATGGACGGCGACTACCCGCCGGTGCGTCGCCTCTTCCCCGAGTCGACCTCCATCCAGGCCGTCGCCGACCGTCACGTGCTGCTCGAAGCGGTCAAGCGCGTGTCGCTGGTGGCCGAACGCAAGACGAGTGTGCGCCTGTCCTTCTCGGAGGGGCAGGTCGTCCTCGAGGCCGGCCAGGGTGACAACGCCCAGGCCTCCGAAGCCATCGAGGCACAGCTCTTCGGCGAGGAGATCGCCACGGCCTTCAACCCGCAGTTCCTCATTGACGGGCTCAGCGTCATCGACACCGACTTCGTGCGATTCGGCTTCACCCACCCGAACAAGCCGGCCGTCATGACGGGCCAGGAGAAGGCCGACGGTGGCGAGGTCACGCACTTCCGCTACCTGCTCATGCCCATTCGCTTCGGCATGTGA
- the gyrA gene encoding DNA gyrase subunit A, giving the protein MSDTNTTDTEEAQHYDRVQQVDLRHEMQRSYLDYAMSVIVGRALPDVRDGLKPVHRRILYAMYDGGYRPTSSFSKSARVVGDVMGTYHPHGDSAIYDALARLVQWWSLRAPLVAGQGNFGTPGNLGPAAPRYTECKMAPLAMEMVRDIDEDTVDFQDNYDGRDQEPTILPSRFPNLLVNGSEGIAVGMATRIPPHNLREVAKGVQWYLDHPEASREELLEALLRIIPGPDFPTGATIMGRKGIEDAYRTGRGSITQRAVVNLEELQGRQCLVVTELPYQVNPDNLADKIAQLVRDGSIQGIADIRDETSGRTGQRLVIVLKRDAVAKVVLNNLYKRTSLQENFSANMLALVDGVPRTLSLDGFVRHWVTHQLQVIVRRTQFRLAKAKERLHILEGYLKALDALDEVIALIRRSPTVDEARTGLQLLLKIDEVQADAILALQLRRLAALERQKILDEHAELAARVKDLEDILVSPGRQRSIVSAELGEIVTKYGDERRTTIVPFDGEMSMEDLIPQEDVVVTITRDGFAKRTRTDNYRSQKRGGKGVRGTQLRGHDVVEHFFVTTTHHWLLFFTNLGRVYRAKAYEIPEGGRDAKGQHVANLLAFQPDEHIAQVLAIEDYDQAEYLVLATKSGLVKKTRLEDYRSARTGGIIAVNLREDEAGNPDELVSAQIANATDDLLLVSRDGQAARFAATDEQLRPMGRSTSGVRGMRFREGDELLTMEVPREGTDLLIVTESGYAKRTPVEEYPTKGRGTLGVRVGKLVDERGGLVGALVVAPDEDVMVITESGKLVQVNASDVRPTSRNTMGVIFARPDADDRIIAVTPNPEREVPEDEDEMSEPIEGDAEGAFEVVPSDETDEQEDER; this is encoded by the coding sequence GTGAGCGACACGAACACCACCGACACCGAGGAAGCACAGCACTACGACCGGGTGCAGCAGGTGGACCTGCGGCACGAGATGCAGCGCTCCTACCTGGACTACGCAATGAGCGTCATCGTCGGGCGCGCCCTGCCCGACGTGCGCGACGGCCTCAAACCCGTCCACCGCCGCATCCTCTACGCAATGTACGACGGCGGATACCGTCCGACCTCGTCCTTCTCGAAGTCGGCGCGCGTCGTCGGCGATGTCATGGGCACCTACCACCCGCACGGCGACTCGGCCATCTACGACGCCCTGGCCCGACTGGTCCAGTGGTGGTCGCTGCGCGCGCCGCTGGTGGCCGGTCAGGGCAACTTCGGCACCCCCGGCAACCTGGGGCCCGCGGCCCCCAGGTACACCGAGTGCAAGATGGCGCCTCTGGCCATGGAGATGGTTCGCGACATCGACGAGGACACCGTCGACTTCCAGGACAACTACGACGGTCGCGACCAAGAACCGACGATTCTGCCGTCCCGTTTCCCGAACCTGCTGGTCAACGGCTCGGAGGGTATTGCGGTGGGTATGGCCACCCGCATTCCGCCCCACAACCTGCGTGAGGTCGCCAAGGGCGTCCAGTGGTACCTGGACCACCCCGAGGCCAGCCGTGAGGAGCTGCTCGAGGCGCTGCTGCGCATCATTCCCGGCCCCGACTTCCCGACCGGCGCCACCATCATGGGACGCAAGGGCATCGAGGACGCCTACCGGACGGGCCGCGGTTCCATCACTCAGCGGGCCGTCGTCAATCTCGAGGAACTCCAGGGCCGCCAGTGTCTGGTCGTCACCGAACTGCCCTACCAGGTCAACCCCGACAACCTGGCCGACAAGATCGCCCAGCTGGTGCGAGACGGCTCCATCCAGGGCATCGCCGACATCCGCGACGAGACCTCCGGACGCACCGGCCAGCGACTGGTCATCGTCCTCAAGCGCGACGCGGTGGCCAAGGTTGTCCTCAACAACCTGTACAAGCGCACCAGCCTGCAGGAGAACTTCTCGGCGAACATGCTGGCCCTGGTCGACGGCGTTCCCCGCACGCTGAGCCTGGACGGGTTCGTGCGCCACTGGGTGACCCACCAGCTGCAAGTCATCGTGCGTCGCACCCAGTTCCGCCTGGCCAAGGCCAAGGAACGCCTGCACATCTTGGAGGGCTACCTCAAGGCTCTGGACGCCCTGGACGAGGTCATCGCCCTGATCCGCCGTTCGCCCACGGTCGACGAGGCCCGCACGGGACTGCAACTGCTGCTCAAGATCGACGAAGTCCAGGCCGATGCGATCCTTGCCCTGCAGCTTCGCCGCCTGGCCGCCCTGGAGCGCCAGAAGATCCTCGACGAGCACGCTGAACTCGCAGCCCGCGTCAAGGACCTGGAGGACATCCTGGTCAGCCCTGGGCGTCAGCGTTCCATCGTGTCGGCCGAACTGGGAGAGATCGTCACCAAGTACGGTGACGAGCGCCGCACGACCATCGTGCCCTTCGACGGGGAGATGTCCATGGAGGACCTTATCCCGCAGGAGGACGTGGTGGTCACCATCACCCGCGACGGTTTCGCCAAGCGCACCCGCACCGACAACTACCGCTCCCAGAAGCGCGGCGGAAAGGGTGTGCGCGGCACTCAGCTGCGGGGCCACGACGTGGTGGAGCACTTCTTCGTCACGACCACCCACCACTGGCTGCTGTTCTTCACGAACCTGGGTCGCGTCTACCGGGCCAAGGCCTATGAGATCCCCGAGGGCGGGCGTGACGCCAAGGGACAGCACGTGGCCAACCTGCTGGCCTTCCAGCCCGACGAGCACATTGCCCAGGTCCTGGCCATCGAGGACTACGACCAGGCCGAGTACCTGGTCCTGGCCACGAAGTCCGGCCTGGTCAAGAAGACCCGCCTGGAGGACTACCGCAGCGCCCGCACCGGCGGCATCATCGCCGTCAACCTGCGTGAAGACGAGGCCGGCAACCCCGACGAGCTGGTCAGCGCCCAGATCGCGAATGCCACCGACGACCTGCTGCTGGTCTCACGTGACGGCCAGGCGGCCCGCTTCGCCGCCACCGACGAGCAGCTGCGGCCCATGGGCCGCTCCACCTCCGGCGTGCGCGGCATGCGTTTTCGCGAGGGCGACGAACTGCTCACCATGGAAGTGCCGCGTGAGGGCACGGATCTGCTGATCGTCACCGAGTCCGGCTACGCCAAGCGCACCCCCGTCGAGGAGTACCCGACGAAGGGTCGGGGCACCTTGGGTGTGCGTGTGGGCAAGCTGGTCGACGAGCGTGGCGGCCTGGTGGGCGCCCTCGTCGTGGCCCCCGACGAGGACGTGATGGTCATCACGGAATCGGGCAAGTTGGTGCAGGTCAACGCCTCCGACGTGCGACCCACCTCGCGCAACACGATGGGTGTCATCTTCGCCCGTCCGGACGCCGACGACAGGATCATCGCGGTCACCCCGAACCCGGAGCGAGAGGTGCCCGAGGACGAGGACGAGATGTCCGAGCCGATCGAAGGGGATGCCGAAGGGGCCTTCGAAGTTGTACCGTCGGACGAGACCGACGAGCAGGAGGATGAGCGATGA
- a CDS encoding TetR/AcrR family transcriptional regulator, whose translation MPRPLIPHRRERILDAAHALILERGFNAMSIQAIAERVGIAKGAVYREFTSKQEILDVLLTESMGRMVRASRALLGEEPSRLSSAYRVGVRVLLDEPLMTAAFLDDEGVLGTYISEVSDGRYRARYLAVVEWIRELQRAGALAADVDAESLGLALSSTTLGLLTAAKHLGPLTRDQLEGALEAMEHMVSRLEDSAVSSEQTDDPMMRAPEPPRVGDQLWSQRDSNP comes from the coding sequence ATGCCACGTCCTCTCATTCCTCATCGGCGCGAACGCATCCTCGATGCCGCCCATGCCTTGATCCTGGAGCGCGGCTTCAATGCGATGAGCATCCAGGCGATCGCCGAGAGGGTCGGAATCGCAAAGGGTGCGGTGTACCGCGAGTTCACCAGCAAGCAGGAGATCCTCGATGTCCTGCTGACCGAGTCGATGGGTCGCATGGTCCGGGCCAGCAGGGCATTGCTGGGCGAGGAGCCTTCGCGGCTGAGCAGCGCTTACCGGGTTGGGGTGCGGGTGCTCCTGGACGAGCCGTTGATGACTGCCGCTTTCCTCGATGACGAGGGCGTCCTCGGCACCTACATCTCCGAAGTGTCGGATGGCCGCTACAGAGCCCGGTACTTGGCGGTGGTCGAATGGATCCGCGAGCTCCAACGTGCCGGTGCACTGGCGGCTGACGTCGACGCCGAATCATTGGGTCTGGCACTGTCGAGCACGACCCTGGGTCTGCTCACCGCCGCCAAACACCTGGGACCGTTGACCCGGGATCAGCTCGAAGGCGCCCTTGAGGCGATGGAACACATGGTGTCGAGGCTCGAGGACTCGGCGGTGTCATCGGAACAGACCGACGATCCCATGATGAGGGCACCCGAGCCACCGCGGGTCGGGGATCAATTGTGGAGCCAACGGGACTCGAACCCGTAA
- the gyrB gene encoding DNA topoisomerase (ATP-hydrolyzing) subunit B, whose product MAETDATTVDDGSKGYGASDITVLEGLEAVRKRPGMYIGSTGERGLHHLVYEVVDNSVDEALAGYADHIDVTILADGGVRVADNGRGIPVDIHPTEGKPTVEVVMTILHAGGKFGGGGYAVSGGLHGVGISVVNALSTRVDTEIRRQGHVWRMSFANGGTPITELVKGEETSATGTTQTFYPDPAIFETVEFNFETLRARFQQMAFLNKGLSISLTDEREWAVDEGDEITGDEGGAGDDPKPGHRSVTYCYEHGLRDYVAYLDSTKKTEVINADIIDFECENDEGTMSLEIAMQWTSAYSSSVHTYANTINTTEGGMHEEGFRTALTGVVNRYARDKGLLKDKDDNLSGDDVREGLTAVISVKLTEPQFEGQTKTKLGNTEARTFVQKTVNSLLTDWLDAHPADAKAIVSKAQQAQLARLAARKAREATRRKGVLESASMPGKLRDCSSRVTEDCEIFIVEGDSAGGSAVGGRDPEHQAIMPIRGKILNVEKARLDKALSSETIRNLITAFGTGIGEDFDLDKLRYGKIVIMADADVDGQHIATLLLTLLFRYMRPLVEGGHVYIAMPPLYRIKWTNAEHEFAYSDKERDQLLEAGTTASRRLPKEGGIQRYKGLGEMNDHELWETTMDPSRRVLKQVTLDEAADADEIFSILMGDDVDRRRSFIQRNASDVRFLDI is encoded by the coding sequence TTGGCTGAGACTGACGCGACGACCGTCGACGACGGGTCGAAGGGCTACGGCGCTTCGGACATCACCGTCCTCGAAGGCCTGGAGGCCGTGCGCAAGCGGCCCGGCATGTACATCGGATCCACTGGGGAACGAGGCCTTCACCACTTGGTCTACGAGGTCGTCGACAACTCCGTCGACGAAGCCCTGGCCGGGTACGCCGACCACATCGACGTCACCATCCTGGCCGACGGCGGCGTGCGCGTGGCCGACAACGGACGCGGCATCCCCGTGGACATCCACCCCACCGAAGGCAAACCCACCGTCGAGGTCGTCATGACGATCCTGCACGCCGGCGGCAAGTTCGGCGGCGGCGGATACGCGGTCTCCGGCGGCCTGCACGGTGTCGGCATCTCCGTGGTCAACGCCCTGTCGACCCGCGTGGACACCGAGATCCGCCGGCAGGGTCACGTCTGGCGCATGTCCTTCGCCAACGGTGGCACCCCCATCACCGAACTGGTCAAGGGCGAGGAAACCTCCGCCACCGGCACCACCCAGACCTTCTACCCGGATCCGGCGATCTTCGAGACCGTCGAGTTCAACTTCGAGACCCTGCGTGCCCGCTTCCAGCAGATGGCCTTCCTCAACAAGGGACTGAGCATCTCGTTGACCGACGAGCGCGAGTGGGCCGTTGACGAGGGCGACGAGATCACCGGTGACGAGGGCGGCGCGGGCGACGACCCGAAGCCCGGCCACCGCAGTGTCACCTACTGCTACGAACACGGCCTGCGCGACTATGTCGCCTACCTGGACTCGACGAAGAAGACCGAGGTCATCAACGCCGACATCATCGACTTCGAGTGCGAGAACGACGAGGGCACCATGTCCCTGGAGATCGCCATGCAGTGGACCAGCGCCTACTCCTCCTCCGTGCACACCTACGCCAACACGATCAACACGACCGAGGGCGGCATGCACGAGGAGGGCTTCCGCACGGCCCTGACCGGCGTGGTCAACCGCTATGCGCGTGACAAGGGACTGCTCAAGGACAAGGACGACAATCTCAGCGGTGACGACGTGCGTGAAGGACTCACGGCCGTCATCTCCGTCAAACTCACCGAACCTCAGTTCGAAGGTCAGACCAAGACGAAGCTGGGCAACACCGAAGCCCGGACCTTCGTCCAAAAGACGGTGAACAGCCTGCTCACCGACTGGTTGGACGCCCACCCCGCCGACGCCAAGGCCATCGTCTCCAAGGCCCAGCAGGCCCAGTTGGCGCGTCTGGCCGCCCGCAAGGCTCGCGAGGCCACTCGTCGCAAGGGCGTGCTGGAGTCCGCCTCCATGCCCGGCAAGTTGCGTGACTGCTCCTCCAGAGTCACCGAGGACTGCGAGATCTTCATCGTCGAGGGCGACTCGGCAGGGGGCAGCGCGGTTGGCGGGCGCGACCCCGAGCACCAGGCGATCATGCCGATCCGCGGCAAGATCCTCAACGTCGAGAAGGCACGCCTGGACAAGGCACTGTCCAGCGAGACGATCCGAAACCTCATCACCGCCTTCGGCACGGGCATCGGCGAGGACTTCGACCTGGACAAGTTGCGCTACGGCAAGATCGTCATCATGGCCGACGCCGACGTCGACGGCCAGCACATCGCGACCCTGCTGCTCACGCTGCTCTTCCGCTACATGAGGCCCTTGGTCGAGGGCGGACACGTGTACATCGCCATGCCGCCCCTGTACCGGATCAAGTGGACCAACGCCGAACACGAGTTCGCCTACTCGGACAAGGAACGCGACCAGCTGCTGGAGGCGGGCACCACCGCCAGCAGGCGCCTGCCCAAGGAAGGTGGCATCCAGCGCTACAAGGGTCTGGGTGAGATGAACGACCACGAGTTGTGGGAGACCACCATGGACCCGTCGCGCCGCGTCCTCAAGCAGGTGACCCTCGACGAGGCCGCCGACGCCGACGAGATCTTCTCGATCCTCATGGGAGACGACGTCGACCGGCGCCGCTCCTTCATCCAGCGCAACGCCTCCGACGTGCGCTTCCTCGACATCTGA
- a CDS encoding DUF721 domain-containing protein, translating into MMGTDKAPEAQHGPAATGGASDFEAREVEFRGFAARALERAQVVARRRGHLRTTLPSSMAPRTGSFGRSGTRESDAVELSAAGLDLVPEGTQDRGESSAGINAHEAGARRATGGAATNPTSEDALRRAAIRADVDGDLTAVDAATRRSGARWVRSAGMAAQRTRYRQPRSLGGTVERLMRLNGWETPAKMGSVMAKWPTIVGPDVARHCEVETFDAGTLVVRTSSTAWMKQMQLLLPTVERRIAEEVGPGVVTQVIVRGPAQRSWKKGPWSVPGRGPRDTYG; encoded by the coding sequence ATGATGGGCACTGACAAAGCCCCTGAGGCCCAGCACGGGCCGGCTGCGACTGGAGGTGCGTCGGATTTCGAGGCCAGAGAGGTCGAATTCCGAGGGTTCGCGGCAAGGGCTTTGGAGAGGGCGCAGGTGGTGGCTCGTCGACGCGGGCACCTGCGCACCACCCTGCCTTCCTCCATGGCCCCGCGCACCGGGTCCTTCGGCCGCAGCGGCACGCGCGAATCCGACGCGGTCGAGCTCTCCGCCGCCGGCCTCGACCTCGTGCCGGAAGGCACCCAGGACCGCGGCGAGTCCAGTGCCGGGATCAATGCCCACGAGGCCGGGGCGCGACGCGCCACCGGTGGCGCAGCCACGAATCCCACCTCCGAGGACGCTCTGCGTCGTGCTGCCATTCGCGCCGACGTCGACGGCGACCTCACTGCAGTCGATGCCGCCACCCGCCGATCCGGGGCAAGATGGGTGCGCAGCGCAGGCATGGCGGCACAACGCACACGCTACCGTCAGCCGCGCTCCCTGGGCGGGACGGTCGAGCGACTCATGCGCCTAAATGGCTGGGAAACCCCCGCGAAAATGGGTTCGGTCATGGCCAAGTGGCCGACCATCGTGGGCCCGGACGTGGCCAGGCATTGCGAGGTCGAGACCTTCGACGCAGGCACCCTGGTGGTGCGCACCTCCTCAACTGCGTGGATGAAGCAGATGCAATTGCTGCTGCCCACCGTGGAGCGTCGCATCGCCGAGGAAGTCGGGCCGGGTGTCGTCACCCAGGTCATCGTGCGCGGGCCCGCCCAGAGGTCCTGGAAGAAGGGCCCCTGGTCGGTTCCCGGGCGCGGTCCGCGCGACACCTACGGCTGA
- the recF gene encoding DNA replication/repair protein RecF has translation MRVSHVAVDDFRSYRHAVLELDPGATVLLGPNGQGKTNLVEAIAFLSTFSSHRVAAEGALVRIPAGEGEAAPGGAVIRVKAVLSGGREQVVELEIVRGKANRARLNRTQVRPREVVGLVRTVVFAPEDLSLVRADPAVRRTFMDELAIQLSPVVAGVKADFDKVARQRAALLKQAQSALRRGRTPELSTLSVWDERFAELSAKLTAARAKAVRLLAEPARLAHDTVADSGRSLRMVFEASLDKELPQPHIAPDADPLEDVEVQTGRMLEALRLVGDREVERGVNLVGAHRDDLGLHLGHMPVKGYASHGESWSVALALRLGAFEVLKQDGEQPILVLDDVFAELDTARRRALAEVVRDADQVLVTAAVEQDVPESLGARVRRVRFDPDHGSMVLEADDGH, from the coding sequence GTGCGCGTGTCGCACGTGGCGGTCGACGACTTCCGCTCCTACCGCCACGCAGTCCTGGAGTTGGATCCCGGTGCCACAGTGCTTCTGGGCCCCAATGGCCAAGGAAAGACGAACCTGGTCGAGGCCATCGCCTTCTTGTCCACCTTCTCCTCGCATCGTGTGGCCGCCGAAGGAGCCTTGGTCCGCATTCCCGCCGGCGAGGGCGAGGCGGCGCCGGGTGGGGCGGTCATCCGCGTGAAAGCGGTCCTGTCGGGCGGTCGTGAGCAGGTCGTCGAGCTGGAGATCGTGCGGGGGAAGGCCAATCGTGCGCGCTTGAACCGCACGCAGGTGCGGCCCCGAGAAGTCGTTGGCCTGGTTCGGACGGTCGTCTTCGCCCCTGAGGACTTGTCGCTTGTGCGCGCAGACCCCGCTGTGCGTCGCACCTTCATGGACGAACTGGCCATTCAACTCTCGCCTGTGGTGGCGGGTGTCAAGGCCGACTTCGACAAGGTGGCCCGGCAGAGGGCGGCGCTGCTCAAGCAGGCCCAGTCGGCGCTGCGCAGGGGGCGCACCCCGGAGTTGTCCACCCTGTCCGTGTGGGACGAGCGTTTCGCGGAGTTGTCCGCCAAACTCACTGCGGCGCGTGCGAAGGCCGTGCGGCTGTTGGCCGAACCCGCCCGCCTGGCCCACGACACGGTGGCCGACTCGGGCCGCTCACTGCGAATGGTCTTCGAGGCTTCACTCGACAAGGAACTCCCCCAGCCCCACATTGCGCCCGATGCCGACCCCTTGGAGGACGTGGAGGTGCAGACCGGTCGGATGCTGGAGGCGCTGCGGCTGGTCGGCGACCGTGAGGTCGAACGCGGCGTGAACCTGGTGGGTGCCCACCGGGACGACCTCGGCCTGCACCTGGGGCACATGCCGGTCAAGGGCTATGCCAGCCACGGCGAGTCCTGGTCGGTGGCGCTGGCGTTGCGACTGGGGGCGTTCGAGGTCCTCAAACAGGACGGTGAGCAGCCGATCCTCGTCCTGGACGACGTGTTCGCCGAACTCGACACCGCCCGCAGGCGTGCTCTGGCGGAGGTCGTGCGTGATGCGGACCAGGTCCTGGTGACCGCTGCGGTCGAGCAGGACGTGCCCGAGTCACTGGGTGCCCGGGTGCGCAGGGTCCGCTTCGACCCGGACCATGGGTCGATGGTTCTGGAGGCCGATGATGGGCACTGA